The Methylomonas koyamae genome has a segment encoding these proteins:
- a CDS encoding PglL family O-oligosaccharyltransferase, protein MSNLRFPTFQPALILLAALPVLPLFAPWQLFPITSFHQEWLAIAAGLLACLCVLPLLGRTPTLILPASIGLPLALAGFILLQTLLLPHVVAQHAGLAVAYLLWAALLMALAGLLQQTIGRQRLANWLAGGLLAAALWAAGREMAARLWVETGLWGGTGQPNHYGDLLALGGVSLLYLRHAVPLRAGGFAAAGLWLALGLSLCPSRSVWLYWPVLAAIAWRYRADWLKPLACGLAGYFLFQAVWSLDLLPGPETTAVHRVVTESGGTSARWHVWSVAWDLFLQRPLLGHGFGEFDWAYYQAGRFAAEQATRIEHAHNIVMHLLVELGLLPALLLAGSAALWLRGLLAATGTGAESDAADVRPAAANDGMRAWILMLAAVLTIHSLVEYPLWHAHFLGITAWLLAIGDRHCWRLPLAKPGAAAAGVLVSLALALAVVHEWQYTRMELALMNALARQDLESEQHLVDICQQIPDTAPLLLPYVPVVFTLTGHPENPAMREQLAVLSEAAVRFTPTQSLVYRLALLQALNDDKANARRTIDKALAAYPNGAATFAEELLRIQAYAGPRIDVLMAQVLPIANRQLQANLPAGLKAKVKQVLR, encoded by the coding sequence ATCGCCGCCGGGCTGCTGGCCTGCCTGTGCGTACTGCCCTTGCTGGGCCGGACGCCGACCCTGATTCTGCCGGCGAGCATCGGACTGCCGCTGGCTCTGGCCGGCTTCATCCTGCTGCAAACCTTGTTATTGCCGCACGTCGTGGCTCAACACGCCGGTCTCGCCGTCGCCTACTTGCTATGGGCCGCCTTGCTGATGGCTTTGGCGGGCCTTCTGCAGCAAACCATAGGCCGCCAGCGCCTGGCGAACTGGCTGGCCGGCGGCTTGCTGGCCGCCGCACTTTGGGCCGCGGGGCGGGAGATGGCAGCGCGGCTGTGGGTCGAAACCGGCCTGTGGGGCGGCACCGGCCAACCCAACCATTACGGCGATTTGCTGGCCTTGGGCGGGGTGTCTTTGTTGTATTTACGTCACGCGGTTCCGCTGCGTGCCGGCGGCTTCGCGGCGGCAGGATTGTGGCTTGCGCTCGGGCTGAGCCTGTGCCCGTCGCGAAGCGTCTGGCTATATTGGCCGGTGTTGGCCGCAATAGCCTGGCGCTACCGGGCCGATTGGCTGAAACCTTTGGCCTGCGGTCTGGCCGGCTATTTTCTGTTCCAAGCCGTTTGGTCGCTGGACTTGCTGCCCGGCCCCGAAACCACAGCCGTGCACCGGGTCGTGACGGAGTCCGGCGGCACCTCGGCGCGCTGGCACGTCTGGTCCGTGGCCTGGGATTTGTTTTTACAGCGGCCGCTACTGGGACACGGCTTCGGCGAATTCGATTGGGCCTACTACCAAGCCGGCCGCTTCGCAGCCGAACAAGCCACCCGCATCGAACACGCGCATAACATCGTCATGCATCTGCTGGTCGAGCTGGGCCTGCTGCCGGCGCTGTTGCTGGCCGGTTCGGCCGCACTCTGGCTGCGCGGCTTGCTGGCGGCAACCGGCACCGGCGCCGAGTCGGATGCCGCGGACGTTCGCCCCGCCGCTGCAAACGACGGCATGCGCGCCTGGATCTTGATGCTGGCGGCGGTGCTGACCATACACAGCTTGGTGGAATATCCGTTGTGGCACGCGCATTTTCTGGGGATTACCGCCTGGTTGCTGGCAATCGGCGACCGGCATTGCTGGCGGCTACCGTTAGCCAAACCCGGAGCGGCCGCGGCCGGCGTTCTGGTCTCGCTGGCACTGGCGCTGGCCGTCGTCCACGAATGGCAATACACCCGCATGGAATTGGCCTTGATGAATGCGTTGGCGCGGCAAGACCTGGAAAGCGAACAGCATCTGGTCGATATCTGCCAACAAATCCCGGACACTGCGCCGCTGCTGCTGCCTTACGTGCCGGTAGTCTTCACGCTGACCGGCCACCCGGAAAATCCGGCGATGCGCGAACAGTTGGCTGTGCTGTCAGAGGCTGCCGTGCGCTTCACGCCGACTCAGAGCCTGGTGTACCGGCTGGCTTTGCTGCAGGCATTAAACGACGACAAGGCCAACGCCCGCCGCACCATCGACAAAGCCCTGGCCGCCTACCCGAACGGTGCCGCAACCTTTGCCGAGGAACTGTTACGCATCCAGGCCTACGCCGGCCCGCGCATCGACGTCCTGATGGCGCAGGTGCTGCCGATAGCCAACCGGCAACTGCAAGCCAACTTGCCGGCCGGACTCAAAGCCAAGGTCAAGCAGGTGCTGCGTTGA